One genomic segment of Polyangiaceae bacterium includes these proteins:
- a CDS encoding cupin domain-containing protein gives MARVALDGTRALLFCLDMDRMTAWPLLALLALSCSRTTPDTQWPPPGPPDGLPYIPLPQDDMFASDEAEEPAAPSAASAGPSPLDPALPEAPKVSLSRAAKCDGKQCELRGFLPAAVLPTALPKAEPTPAVMWSQSIAKGSTLIIPRHHGLECFVVVLQGELLVSGDDGGGGQSLGAWAAARAPGCGVAMRAAAADVSAVLALASTKGNLDEPLAHAKAKPWEVRWKKRPAPLATFQFSKVDDLAWAGGAFHARIAVGNVEPALPASFGLLRASRDGSVPEHDHPTWEHIAILSGRGKMMMAGAAHEVAPGACFDIPVGVKHAFISSKSEPLLAVQMYTPSGPEARFVALAKAEAAKGPAAKP, from the coding sequence ATGGCTCGCGTAGCTCTGGACGGCACTCGCGCACTTCTGTTTTGTCTCGACATGGACCGCATGACCGCGTGGCCGCTGCTCGCACTATTGGCGCTTTCCTGCTCGCGCACGACGCCGGATACCCAATGGCCTCCGCCGGGTCCACCGGATGGGCTGCCCTACATTCCCCTGCCTCAAGACGACATGTTCGCGAGCGACGAGGCCGAGGAGCCCGCAGCGCCGTCCGCTGCGTCCGCCGGCCCGTCTCCGCTCGATCCTGCCTTGCCCGAAGCTCCCAAGGTCAGCTTGAGCCGCGCGGCCAAGTGCGACGGCAAGCAATGCGAGCTGCGAGGGTTCCTTCCTGCCGCGGTGCTGCCCACGGCCTTGCCCAAGGCCGAACCGACGCCCGCGGTGATGTGGTCTCAGTCAATCGCGAAAGGCTCGACACTGATCATCCCGCGGCATCACGGGCTCGAGTGCTTCGTCGTCGTTCTACAAGGAGAGCTACTCGTCAGTGGCGACGACGGTGGCGGCGGGCAGAGCCTGGGCGCGTGGGCCGCAGCGCGCGCACCAGGGTGCGGAGTCGCCATGCGTGCGGCAGCGGCTGACGTGAGCGCCGTGCTGGCGCTGGCCAGCACCAAGGGCAACTTGGACGAACCCCTCGCCCACGCGAAAGCCAAACCCTGGGAAGTGCGCTGGAAGAAGCGCCCCGCTCCCCTCGCCACCTTCCAGTTCTCGAAGGTGGATGACCTAGCGTGGGCCGGAGGGGCATTCCACGCGCGCATCGCCGTCGGCAACGTGGAGCCTGCTCTGCCCGCCAGCTTCGGCTTGTTGCGCGCCAGTCGCGACGGTTCGGTACCCGAGCACGATCACCCCACCTGGGAGCACATCGCGATTCTGTCGGGCCGCGGCAAGATGATGATGGCCGGGGCGGCGCACGAGGTCGCCCCCGGCGCGTGCTTCGACATCCCAGTGGGTGTGAAACACGCGTTCATCAGCAGCAAGAGCGAACCGCTTCTGGCCGTCCAGATGTATACGCCTTCGGGCCCGGAAGCGCGCTTCGTGGCGCTAGCCAAGGCGGAAGCGGCCAAGGGTCCCGCCGCCAAACCTTGA